A window of the Teredinibacter franksiae genome harbors these coding sequences:
- a CDS encoding YCF48-related protein, whose amino-acid sequence MGFIITVFGRCTIALTLALFLCACDMRASERNISAQGVFVVNPDYVGGIYDSEVDQYILWGSDGVISRSRDGVNWRQASGETPSTIRHIAVSGSQLLAVGDKNTLLESTDAGSTWVRVEQPSGSANYLVALIRRNGDKIIADSKGHIFLKALGVEEWQEVSIAASAITALAEHSDTLIASGENGFLATSKNGVKWQNVDTRLETSISHIIVGNTRVLALAAQGYFLLSNDGGNSWQAFHSEVSAPFSAAAFSADESVLVIAAQNGQTVFTDFENDSWQQGEVKFGGEALGVSDIIYDSEQKRFVAAGHSGLFAYSLDDGVSWVTERVNNSFGGQNLLFNPRLKQLVSYGKGGELHITSSTAYNWKTIQQNLAGYYRISHSLPRHWLAFGTVGEVVTAKHTIEGAYSGRAVVPWVSQAVDYPNKTTPPYYRSLLVLPNQHLLAAGPTGAIMRSVDEGLNWHPVLWTPFENNEAFTQLLYNPFNSTVLAVEADGRFYISANNGEAWQARLVETPYRLWQADVNPATGAVVVVGQNGQTAVYQADTNSWHDYKIPDAPDLYACFFSQASQAFFLAGEGGALYSGSANGKHWKRIDTEMKTALRGISETPSGHLLSFGQQQTILRKPSHADDWEVVHIGGRGELRALHRHPRTGELFIVGSHGLLLLSKDEGLTWENIPLNTHAGFRGLAVNGNRLLLSGERLVLVDY is encoded by the coding sequence GTGGGTTTCATAATTACTGTTTTTGGGCGCTGCACTATTGCGCTAACGCTAGCGTTATTTCTTTGTGCTTGTGATATGCGTGCAAGCGAACGAAATATATCGGCGCAGGGTGTGTTCGTTGTTAATCCAGATTATGTTGGTGGTATATACGATAGTGAAGTCGATCAGTATATTCTTTGGGGGAGTGACGGCGTAATTTCTCGTTCTCGCGATGGCGTTAATTGGAGGCAAGCAAGCGGTGAAACCCCGAGCACCATTCGCCATATTGCAGTTAGCGGTAGTCAATTGCTGGCTGTGGGCGATAAAAATACGCTTTTGGAATCTACAGATGCCGGTAGTACTTGGGTGCGAGTGGAACAGCCCAGCGGTAGTGCTAATTATTTGGTTGCCCTTATTCGTAGGAATGGCGATAAAATAATCGCTGACTCAAAAGGCCATATTTTTTTGAAAGCTTTAGGGGTTGAAGAGTGGCAGGAAGTGAGTATTGCTGCTTCCGCGATTACGGCGTTGGCAGAGCATAGCGATACGTTAATTGCCAGTGGTGAGAATGGTTTTCTGGCTACATCTAAAAACGGTGTGAAGTGGCAGAACGTTGATACTCGGCTGGAGACTAGCATCTCCCATATTATAGTGGGTAATACGCGAGTGCTCGCTTTGGCCGCGCAGGGGTATTTTCTGCTTTCAAATGACGGTGGTAACTCATGGCAAGCGTTTCACTCTGAAGTATCGGCCCCCTTCAGTGCTGCCGCATTTTCAGCGGATGAAAGCGTCTTAGTTATAGCCGCCCAGAATGGACAAACAGTATTTACTGATTTTGAGAATGACTCTTGGCAACAAGGGGAGGTTAAATTCGGCGGTGAGGCACTTGGGGTTAGCGACATAATTTATGACAGTGAACAAAAAAGGTTTGTTGCGGCGGGTCATAGTGGGCTTTTTGCTTATTCTCTAGATGATGGGGTTTCGTGGGTAACAGAAAGAGTAAACAATTCTTTTGGTGGTCAGAACCTTCTTTTTAACCCTCGTTTGAAGCAGCTGGTTTCCTACGGCAAGGGTGGTGAGTTACACATTACCAGCAGTACGGCGTATAACTGGAAAACTATTCAGCAAAATCTTGCCGGTTATTATCGTATCAGCCATTCTCTCCCGCGCCATTGGCTTGCTTTTGGTACGGTGGGGGAGGTTGTTACAGCCAAGCACACGATTGAAGGTGCCTATAGTGGTAGGGCGGTGGTGCCATGGGTTTCTCAGGCGGTGGACTACCCCAATAAAACAACGCCACCCTATTATCGCAGTTTACTCGTGTTGCCAAATCAACATTTGCTCGCCGCGGGGCCAACGGGTGCGATTATGCGGTCGGTTGATGAGGGGTTAAATTGGCACCCGGTGCTGTGGACACCCTTTGAGAATAATGAAGCGTTTACCCAGCTGCTGTATAACCCCTTTAATAGTACTGTATTGGCCGTTGAGGCGGACGGTCGGTTTTATATTTCCGCGAACAATGGAGAAGCTTGGCAAGCGCGATTGGTTGAGACACCTTACCGGCTTTGGCAGGCCGATGTGAATCCTGCTACGGGAGCGGTAGTGGTTGTCGGGCAGAATGGGCAAACTGCGGTGTATCAAGCCGACACGAATAGTTGGCATGACTATAAAATACCCGATGCACCAGATCTATACGCCTGCTTTTTTTCGCAAGCGAGTCAGGCCTTTTTTCTGGCTGGTGAAGGCGGCGCGTTGTATTCAGGTTCCGCGAATGGAAAGCACTGGAAACGGATTGATACCGAAATGAAAACGGCGCTGCGGGGTATTAGTGAAACGCCCAGTGGCCATTTACTAAGTTTTGGTCAGCAGCAAACAATTCTTCGTAAGCCTAGCCACGCGGACGACTGGGAAGTGGTGCATATAGGGGGGAGGGGTGAATTAAGAGCACTGCATCGTCATCCTCGAACGGGTGAGCTATTTATTGTGGGTAGCCACGGATTATTGTTGTTAAGCAAAGACGAAGGGCTCACCTGGGAAAATATTCCTTTAAATACGCATGCAGGTTTTAGGGGGCTAGCGGTAAACGGTAATAGGTTACTGCTTAGCGGGGAGCGTTTGGTGTTGGTAGACTATTGA
- a CDS encoding endo-1,4-beta-xylanase, producing the protein MNKPLIITTVLAVLGCSTNSYAELTQQTLKHNYKHAFYIGAAVNGDIVSATDKKTHTIVRRQFNSITLENGMKAESINPTPGVYNFEPADAFITFGQKNKLFIVGHTLVWHNQTPDWFFKTKEGTANSPAEQLERMRSHIEVVAARYAGKVHAWDVVNEVIADDGSYRPTTWVNAVGSGDEMVKAAFRYAQQYAPNTELYYNDFNAWRPAKREGIVRLVKMLQKADIRIDGVGIQGHWGLNYPKTEYIEAAIDAYAALGVKVMITELDVDVLPLTKEGQIIGTGMMHPQFQQEEFVEFLNPYANGLPKEVEQQLSDRYKALFEIFYGRRDKIDRVTFWGVHDTMSWKNNYPIPKRTNYPLVYDRDKKAKPALKAILEVPLKH; encoded by the coding sequence ATGAATAAACCACTTATCATCACCACTGTACTCGCCGTTTTGGGTTGCTCTACAAATAGTTACGCAGAATTAACCCAGCAAACCCTCAAGCACAATTACAAACATGCCTTTTACATCGGCGCCGCGGTCAATGGCGATATCGTTTCGGCAACCGACAAAAAAACCCACACGATTGTACGCCGCCAGTTCAACAGTATTACGCTGGAGAATGGCATGAAAGCCGAGTCCATTAACCCTACACCGGGCGTTTACAATTTTGAACCTGCCGATGCATTTATTACTTTCGGCCAAAAGAATAAGCTGTTTATTGTTGGTCACACACTGGTATGGCACAACCAAACGCCCGACTGGTTTTTTAAAACAAAAGAAGGAACAGCCAACTCGCCAGCGGAACAGCTAGAGCGTATGCGCAGTCATATTGAAGTTGTTGCCGCCCGCTATGCAGGTAAAGTTCACGCTTGGGATGTAGTGAACGAAGTGATAGCCGACGATGGTAGCTATAGGCCCACCACCTGGGTAAATGCCGTTGGCAGCGGCGACGAAATGGTAAAAGCGGCATTTCGGTATGCCCAACAATACGCCCCCAATACCGAGCTCTATTACAACGACTTCAACGCCTGGCGCCCAGCAAAACGCGAGGGTATTGTACGCTTGGTAAAAATGCTGCAAAAAGCCGATATTCGTATTGATGGCGTTGGTATTCAGGGCCATTGGGGGCTCAATTACCCCAAAACAGAGTACATTGAAGCCGCCATTGACGCCTATGCTGCACTGGGCGTTAAAGTGATGATCACAGAGCTGGACGTGGATGTGCTGCCACTCACAAAAGAAGGGCAGATTATTGGCACCGGTATGATGCACCCACAATTTCAACAAGAGGAGTTTGTTGAGTTCTTAAACCCCTACGCTAACGGCCTACCAAAAGAGGTTGAACAACAACTCAGCGATCGATACAAAGCATTATTCGAAATATTCTATGGCCGTCGCGACAAAATTGACCGCGTAACCTTCTGGGGAGTACACGATACGATGAGCTGGAAAAACAATTATCCCATTCCAAAGCGCACCAATTACCCACTAGTCTACGATCGCGACAAAAAAGCCAAGCCCGCTCTGAAAGCCATACTGGAAGTGCCGTTGAAACACTGA
- a CDS encoding cupin domain-containing protein, with amino-acid sequence MKTTKEYWNTLAEENSGMWEVIEGSDGNLTQLTIAQDPSSGDYTRLTKFKDGYCTKCFGEKSHNYPEEIFVVSGRLYDEAFDQWLEPGFYASRPPGEIHGSFTAEGEVVILEVSFPSQAV; translated from the coding sequence ATGAAGACAACGAAAGAATATTGGAACACCTTGGCTGAGGAAAACTCCGGAATGTGGGAGGTTATAGAGGGCTCAGATGGAAACCTTACTCAATTAACAATTGCTCAAGACCCGAGTTCGGGTGATTACACCCGATTAACGAAGTTTAAGGATGGGTACTGCACTAAATGCTTTGGAGAAAAGTCTCATAATTATCCAGAAGAGATATTTGTTGTGTCTGGGCGTTTATATGATGAGGCATTTGATCAGTGGTTAGAGCCAGGATTTTATGCGAGTAGACCGCCGGGTGAAATTCATGGCTCCTTTACGGCCGAGGGGGAGGTCGTCATCTTAGAGGTGTCGTTCCCCAGTCAGGCGGTATAG
- a CDS encoding pectate lyase, translating into MYKKLLLSTVLVACASQVFAASNRPSGYTTICKIGNTCSVSQSTNVAFGASGKFVYKVLNGSFSCSVSTFGSDPIPSKSVKECSIPSDGSSGGGDSGGDSGGDSGGDSGNDSGSGSSGSKCGSGGGATVCLTATGGSSSIALKWSVSGSITDAQIYRDTDSNPSGRTRLATVGKDARSYTDSSASSGKTYYYWVKFRAGSYYNSGAASAQKGSSSGGDSGGDSGGDSGGDSGGSSGGKGSSCNSSGSQSVSSTIKVTGTYDGKCKTFNPTSALGDGSQSESQKPAFRVEGGTLKNVIIGNNGVDGIHVYGGGTLDNIRWTNVGEDAMTVKSKGNVTVKNVEGYDGSDKFIQVNAETNLKVSNCIVKNMGKFLRQNGGKTFPISVTVDNCEISNMKEGIFRSDSSNSTAKITNSTLKNAGDICIGKWKSCSSSGISN; encoded by the coding sequence ATGTATAAGAAACTTTTGCTCTCAACCGTGCTTGTCGCATGTGCCAGCCAGGTGTTTGCGGCATCCAACCGGCCTAGCGGGTACACAACCATTTGTAAAATTGGTAATACCTGTTCTGTGTCTCAATCAACCAATGTGGCGTTTGGTGCTTCTGGGAAATTTGTTTATAAAGTGCTTAACGGTTCTTTCAGCTGTAGCGTTTCAACCTTCGGCTCAGATCCAATCCCAAGTAAATCTGTAAAAGAATGCTCTATACCATCAGACGGTAGTAGTGGTGGTGGAGATAGCGGTGGCGATAGCGGTGGCGATAGCGGTGGCGACAGTGGTAACGACAGCGGATCGGGTTCAAGCGGCAGTAAATGTGGCTCAGGTGGTGGGGCGACTGTATGCTTAACCGCAACCGGTGGCAGTAGCTCTATAGCATTGAAGTGGTCAGTATCGGGCTCCATTACCGACGCACAAATTTACCGCGATACCGATTCCAACCCTAGTGGCCGCACACGTCTTGCCACAGTAGGCAAAGATGCCCGAAGCTATACCGATAGCAGCGCCTCAAGTGGAAAAACCTATTATTACTGGGTTAAATTCCGCGCAGGCAGCTACTACAACTCTGGCGCAGCTTCAGCCCAGAAAGGGTCTTCTTCCGGTGGTGATTCCGGCGGCGATTCTGGTGGTGATAGCGGTGGCGACTCCGGTGGCAGCAGTGGCGGAAAAGGATCCTCTTGTAACTCAAGCGGAAGCCAGTCTGTTTCTTCAACCATCAAGGTCACAGGAACTTACGATGGTAAGTGTAAAACCTTTAACCCAACTTCCGCATTAGGTGACGGCAGCCAGTCAGAAAGCCAGAAGCCAGCATTTAGAGTAGAAGGCGGTACGCTGAAGAACGTAATCATCGGTAACAACGGTGTTGACGGTATTCACGTATACGGTGGCGGTACTTTGGATAACATCCGCTGGACCAACGTAGGCGAAGACGCCATGACCGTTAAGTCTAAAGGCAACGTTACAGTTAAAAATGTTGAAGGTTATGATGGCTCAGACAAGTTTATTCAGGTTAATGCCGAAACCAACCTCAAAGTATCTAACTGTATTGTTAAAAATATGGGCAAGTTCTTACGTCAAAACGGCGGAAAGACATTCCCAATTTCAGTTACGGTAGATAATTGCGAGATTTCCAATATGAAAGAGGGAATTTTCCGTAGTGATTCAAGTAACAGCACTGCAAAAATCACAAACAGTACGTTGAAAAATGCTGGAGACATTTGTATCGGCAAATGGAAAAGCTGTAGTTCTTCAGGTATTAGTAACTAA